In Mycoplasma suis str. Illinois, a single window of DNA contains:
- a CDS encoding ATP-dependent helicase, with amino-acid sequence MNLEELRENNRKKLQEPNRQQLEIINFNENRNVGIIAGPGSGKTFVIIEKIRFYLSNKIEPRKILLVTYTNRGIIEIKQRINKFVKAKREFEYAGTLHSICKKFLEREFKFELSELLNWKFNKLIIQSMEDKYFFLREEIPKQINEIFLGQGEEESDQSVKISRDIAAEIFEIVLEETENALSRNKIENYLNSGFKLKTEEYQWFSPRLLMKIKRFSFPIEKIQKVLKNVFNNYQKKLDEKKLFDFDDLIIYFHYLVSRNPIKKEIISSKFEKILVDEFQDMNFLQLLIIAEISNNKKNILFVGDPNQAIYGFQGAYPEIFNYFKTNIDLTTIFFNLSQNYRSTKNILDFSHKLITKNDQKGIFNQMFTENESGKKVNLLVNSKRGGLMNRVYSIIKNLEADGVDLNQIAIISRTHMETKYLRRWFMKKGLKFLDFNFSKYIFWNYESYFLICLISLRFSGSSFAIKFILEFYFKKWEIPEYFLQQIEDYSPDVEKALNDLTSSNFENKWTSPEDKGSIAKIRKLWRLIKEELRKNKQQGRNEEVDYVNNHFEKIINSQDELKEWIKEHINSPLQKEIQQKKWVCIDNISQFYKVMSFYSNSNVFKLQEIVETLLVYVKHFVSHVTESSYLNFSTVHGAKGCEFDYVFILNLIENKFPKHYAQTQQDLEEERRVLFVGMTRAKKELWLVSDLPTKNLALKGKDLKSFPKVSKFLTELECFRPDNRDIKILTNLTNDIPLEAFYL; translated from the coding sequence TTGAATCTAGAAGAACTAAGAGAAAACAACCGAAAAAAATTACAGGAACCCAACAGGCAACAATTAGAAATAATTAACTTTAATGAGAATAGAAATGTAGGTATTATTGCCGGACCAGGGTCCGGTAAAACTTTTGTAATAATAGAAAAAATTAGGTTCTATCTTTCTAACAAAATAGAGCCCCGAAAAATTTTACTAGTAACCTACACGAATAGAGGAATCATAGAAATTAAGCAGAGAATTAATAAGTTTGTAAAAGCTAAGCGAGAGTTCGAGTATGCTGGAACTCTTCACTCTATTTGTAAGAAATTTCTAGAAAGAGAGTTCAAATTTGAACTTTCAGAACTTCTTAACTGAAAGTTCAATAAATTAATTATTCAGAGCATGGAAGACAAATATTTTTTCCTGAGGGAAGAAATACCAAAACAAATCAATGAAATCTTTCTGGGGCAAGGAGAAGAAGAAAGTGACCAATCAGTCAAAATTTCAAGAGATATTGCTGCAGAAATCTTCGAAATTGTTCTTGAAGAGACAGAAAATGCTCTCTCAAGAAATAAGATTGAAAACTATTTAAATAGCGGTTTCAAGCTAAAAACTGAAGAGTATCAGTGATTCTCTCCAAGACTTCTTATGAAAATCAAGCGATTTTCATTTCCTATAGAAAAAATTCAAAAGGTATTGAAAAATGTTTTCAATAACTATCAAAAGAAGTTAGATGAAAAGAAATTATTTGACTTCGACGATCTAATAATTTATTTTCACTACTTAGTAAGTAGGAATCCAATTAAGAAGGAAATTATTTCCTCAAAGTTTGAAAAGATACTAGTTGATGAATTTCAAGACATGAACTTTCTTCAACTTCTTATCATTGCAGAAATATCCAATAATAAGAAAAATATATTATTTGTTGGAGATCCTAATCAAGCGATATATGGTTTCCAAGGAGCATATCCTGAAATCTTTAATTACTTTAAGACAAATATAGACTTAACAACTATATTCTTTAACTTATCTCAAAATTACAGATCTACAAAAAATATTTTGGACTTTTCTCACAAATTAATAACTAAGAATGATCAAAAAGGGATATTTAATCAAATGTTTACTGAAAATGAAAGTGGTAAAAAAGTTAACTTACTAGTTAACAGTAAGAGAGGAGGTTTAATGAATCGAGTTTACTCGATTATTAAAAATCTAGAAGCTGATGGAGTTGACTTAAATCAAATTGCAATCATTTCAAGAACTCATATGGAAACTAAATATTTGCGACGATGATTTATGAAAAAAGGATTAAAGTTCCTAGACTTTAACTTTTCTAAATATATTTTTTGAAATTATGAAAGTTATTTCTTAATTTGCCTAATATCTCTTAGATTCTCTGGAAGTTCTTTCGCAATCAAATTCATTTTGGAATTCTATTTCAAAAAGTGGGAAATACCAGAGTATTTCCTACAGCAAATAGAAGATTATTCTCCTGATGTAGAAAAAGCTCTAAATGATCTAACAAGTTCTAATTTTGAAAATAAGTGAACTTCCCCAGAAGACAAGGGAAGTATCGCCAAAATTAGAAAACTTTGGAGATTAATTAAAGAAGAGTTAAGAAAAAATAAACAACAGGGAAGAAATGAAGAAGTTGACTATGTAAATAATCATTTTGAAAAGATTATTAATAGTCAAGATGAATTAAAAGAGTGAATAAAAGAACACATTAATAGTCCTCTTCAAAAAGAGATACAGCAAAAGAAGTGAGTATGTATAGACAATATCTCCCAATTCTATAAAGTTATGTCCTTCTATAGTAACTCAAATGTATTTAAGTTACAGGAAATAGTTGAAACTCTATTAGTTTATGTGAAGCACTTTGTGAGTCACGTAACAGAAAGTAGTTATCTTAACTTTTCCACCGTTCACGGTGCAAAAGGTTGTGAGTTCGATTATGTATTCATACTTAATCTAATTGAGAATAAATTCCCAAAACATTATGCTCAAACTCAGCAAGACTTAGAGGAAGAAAGAAGAGTTCTTTTTGTAGGTATGACAAGAGCTAAAAAAGAACTCTGATTAGTTAGTGATTTGCCAACTAAGAATTTAGCTCTCAAGGGAAAAGATCTTAAGAGTTTCCCTAAAGTATCTAAATTCTTAACAGAATTAGAGTGTTTTAGGCCAGATAATAGAGATATAAAAATACTAACTAATTTGACAAATGATATTCCTCTAGAAGCTTTTTATTTGTAA
- a CDS encoding MIP family Ig-specific serine endopeptidase encodes MKDWDQTKNKEMEEKIRDYTVGLRHNCSIGTGWILDYEWPEDETKYPTKWFIATNAHVFEKFDFAKGDNFGQKVSQPCKGSYRSSFQLAVWKEKEGVNQQKKLEKVSVKEAKLFFAARNHLGEKVQKETGDYFHDFIVLEVTFVDQWEAKDATDDFHGKYGKNKKTPLNFFNNGITENEENFEKEKTYNTAYYVGGFPMQSGESMTFNHRRNSKASTLHQSTLNYDLQRVNEGKKSLRGLGDTSFKLKWDGNTSNQKLNGFLYWINQANIGAGGSGSMVVDEDGNLLGLYSFNWGGDLGGVQPIRSYSLNLSGNKKSPKFDLIRGTEGQTISYKSQLEKYYPSKRTFLKERQSQEFNKTF; translated from the coding sequence GTGAAAGATTGGGATCAAACAAAAAATAAAGAAATGGAAGAAAAAATAAGAGATTACACAGTAGGCTTAAGACACAACTGTTCTATAGGTACTGGTTGAATTCTTGATTATGAATGACCTGAAGATGAAACTAAATATCCTACAAAATGATTTATCGCGACAAATGCTCATGTATTTGAAAAATTTGACTTCGCTAAAGGGGATAATTTTGGACAAAAAGTTTCTCAACCTTGCAAAGGTTCTTACAGATCATCTTTTCAATTAGCGGTTTGAAAAGAAAAAGAAGGAGTGAATCAACAAAAGAAATTGGAAAAAGTTAGTGTTAAAGAAGCAAAACTATTCTTCGCTGCTAGAAATCACCTAGGAGAAAAAGTTCAAAAAGAAACAGGAGATTACTTCCATGACTTTATAGTTTTGGAAGTAACTTTTGTTGACCAATGAGAAGCTAAAGATGCTACAGATGATTTCCACGGAAAATATGGAAAAAATAAAAAAACACCTCTAAATTTCTTCAATAATGGAATTACAGAAAATGAAGAAAATTTTGAAAAAGAAAAAACTTATAACACTGCTTACTATGTTGGAGGATTCCCTATGCAAAGTGGGGAAAGTATGACATTCAACCATAGAAGAAATTCAAAAGCTTCCACTTTGCACCAATCAACACTAAACTATGACCTTCAAAGAGTTAATGAAGGGAAGAAATCTTTAAGAGGATTAGGAGATACTTCTTTCAAGTTGAAGTGAGATGGAAATACATCTAATCAAAAACTAAATGGATTCCTTTACTGAATAAATCAGGCTAATATTGGTGCTGGAGGATCTGGTTCTATGGTTGTAGATGAAGATGGAAATTTATTGGGTCTATATTCCTTTAATTGAGGTGGTGACTTAGGAGGAGTTCAACCTATAAGGTCTTATAGTTTGAATCTTTCTGGAAATAAAAAATCTCCTAAGTTTGACTTAATTAGGGGGACTGAAGGTCAAACAATTTCCTACAAAAGTCAACTAGAAAAATACTATCCATCCAAAAGAACTTTCTTGAAAGAAAGACAATCTCAAGAATTTAACAAAACTTTTTAG
- a CDS encoding L-lactate dehydrogenase, translating to MPVKIAVIGCGAVGSSFLYSAIHQNLASEYGILDYSYEVALGQALDLEDSTPYLASNSRVRALKDYSELKDYDFVVITAGRPQKPEETRLEMVKDNAKIISGIARSINDSGFSGIVIICSNPVDVLTHKFKEISNLPAERIIGSGTVLDTSRLRIEISKALNVSPNSIEGSFILGEHGDSSLVTFSQTKVAGRTINRCEDIHFESSPFCCSDYEEKLEKTVRRKAYEIIQRKRATHYGIGAALSKIISAIIFDTHEVLPVGVTPTKGEYGLSSNVTLALPTIVGGKGIIRIVDTLPLNDKEQKKLLESAKVISDNIESIRDLV from the coding sequence ATGCCTGTGAAGATAGCTGTAATCGGTTGTGGAGCAGTTGGTTCTTCCTTCCTTTATTCTGCTATTCACCAAAATCTAGCTAGTGAATATGGAATACTAGATTACAGTTATGAAGTAGCTCTAGGACAAGCTCTTGACCTAGAAGATAGCACTCCTTATTTAGCTTCTAATTCAAGAGTTAGAGCTCTTAAAGATTATTCAGAACTTAAGGATTATGATTTTGTGGTTATTACTGCTGGAAGACCACAAAAACCAGAAGAAACAAGACTTGAAATGGTTAAAGATAATGCAAAGATTATTTCTGGAATAGCTAGAAGTATTAATGATTCAGGATTTTCAGGAATAGTAATTATTTGCTCTAATCCAGTTGATGTATTAACACACAAATTTAAGGAAATTTCAAATCTTCCTGCTGAAAGAATTATTGGTTCAGGAACAGTTCTTGACACTTCAAGACTAAGAATTGAAATTTCAAAAGCTCTTAATGTATCTCCAAATTCAATTGAAGGATCATTCATTCTAGGTGAACATGGAGACAGTTCACTTGTAACTTTCTCACAAACTAAAGTTGCGGGAAGAACTATTAATAGATGTGAAGATATTCACTTTGAATCCTCACCATTCTGTTGTTCAGATTACGAAGAAAAACTAGAAAAAACTGTTAGAAGAAAGGCTTATGAAATTATTCAACGAAAAAGAGCTACTCACTATGGAATTGGAGCTGCTCTTTCAAAAATTATTAGTGCAATTATTTTTGATACACATGAAGTTCTTCCAGTTGGTGTAACTCCAACTAAGGGTGAATATGGTCTTTCTTCAAATGTAACTTTGGCTCTTCCTACAATTGTCGGAGGAAAAGGAATAATTAGAATAGTGGATACTTTGCCATTAAATGACAAAGAACAAAAGAAACTATTAGAATCAGCTAAGGTAATTTCAGACAATATTGAATCAATTAGAGACTTGGTTTAA
- a CDS encoding class I tRNA ligase family protein, with the protein MNLWLFDTLSRSKKSISEEPVITIYLCGPTLYNYLHLGNLRPIVVFDFLIRYFKIINQPYKYVQNLTDIDEKIILKAKHENKTVKEIVDQYAESFFNILKNLNIVWPDQLPTVSTHIKNIQFHIDSLLKQGKAVWDKKTQTIRFLNTGKEKGLNYFSGNEVDEEDSCFALWKENNHTSYSWESPWFPGIPGWHLECFAMIEDNFSLPITIHGGGVDLKFPHHENENLLCRFWHNHDLAKVWVHVGQVLNEAGKLSKSSNYSLAVEECAEQYSWNFLRYIFMKVRYNKPFMINKEALSSYWSEWKSYLTALNYAEITLLNAKHIFFCPEKELRKIEKPDETIVKHLENDLNLPELLSWLEDLKKTLLNSIKKSDYDNILFYWKKLLTSLEVLGFTLERLSRENIDEAERWFDLLSQKNYEEADKLRLRLTEKGILP; encoded by the coding sequence ATGAATCTCTGATTATTCGATACTCTTTCCCGCTCAAAAAAGAGTATCTCAGAAGAACCAGTTATCACTATATATTTATGTGGTCCCACACTTTATAACTACCTTCACTTAGGAAATCTAAGACCAATAGTTGTCTTTGATTTCCTTATAAGGTATTTCAAAATTATTAACCAACCTTATAAATATGTTCAGAACTTAACAGATATAGATGAAAAGATCATCTTAAAAGCTAAGCATGAAAACAAAACTGTTAAAGAAATAGTTGATCAGTATGCTGAATCTTTTTTCAACATACTGAAAAACCTAAATATAGTTTGACCAGATCAATTACCTACAGTAAGTACTCACATAAAAAACATACAGTTTCACATTGATTCCCTCTTAAAACAGGGAAAAGCTGTCTGAGACAAAAAAACTCAGACAATTAGATTTCTAAACACCGGAAAAGAAAAGGGACTAAATTACTTTTCCGGTAATGAAGTAGATGAAGAAGACAGCTGCTTTGCTCTCTGAAAAGAAAATAATCATACTTCTTACTCTTGGGAATCTCCCTGATTCCCTGGAATTCCAGGATGACATCTAGAGTGTTTTGCGATGATAGAAGATAACTTTTCTCTTCCAATAACAATTCATGGTGGAGGAGTTGATCTCAAATTCCCCCACCATGAAAATGAAAACTTATTGTGCAGATTCTGGCACAATCATGATTTAGCTAAAGTGTGAGTTCATGTAGGACAAGTACTAAATGAAGCTGGTAAGCTTTCTAAATCTAGCAACTACAGCCTAGCTGTAGAGGAATGTGCTGAACAATATTCTTGAAACTTTCTTAGATATATATTCATGAAAGTTAGATATAACAAACCTTTCATGATAAATAAAGAAGCTTTATCAAGTTATTGATCAGAGTGAAAGAGTTATTTAACAGCACTTAATTATGCTGAAATAACTCTTTTGAATGCAAAACATATTTTCTTTTGTCCAGAAAAAGAGTTAAGAAAAATAGAAAAACCTGACGAAACTATTGTTAAACACTTAGAAAATGATTTAAATCTTCCAGAATTACTTTCTTGACTGGAAGATTTAAAGAAAACACTTCTTAACTCTATAAAGAAAAGTGATTATGACAATATTCTTTTCTACTGGAAAAAATTATTGACAAGTTTAGAAGTTCTAGGATTCACCCTAGAACGACTTTCTAGAGAAAATATTGATGAAGCTGAAAGATGATTCGATCTTCTTAGTCAAAAAAATTATGAAGAAGCTGATAAATTACGACTAAGACTTACAGAAAAAGGAATTCTTCCCTAG
- a CDS encoding RluA family pseudouridine synthase, whose protein sequence is MKLAHELKITDIRWEGYTLWKYIKLHFPYYTKLLIIKELRLKHILLNDESTYFQYKLKFGDTIKIFLLPDLSEIGKKRVNRAKLLDREEFKAETIKFQIVFENNDVIIINKKATQIVQPDSSSSNYSLEELLQSYLKKKDPDSTYKPKFIHRLDKPVEGLIIGAKNAQAHSVLSQAIKDRKIQKFYKAIVLGCFPYREKQLENWILDKQSKVKVLDQENHGTKYSISIVRGIKKFPNYSIVEIKLVTGRKNQIRAQLSHLGYPIVGDRKYFNRDLKKKVREVDIKWKKLFLSSEAIALFSYKLIFDEQLVEALSLGKNTFELNQNPKKWDFWIKNLH, encoded by the coding sequence ATGAAATTAGCACATGAGTTAAAAATTACTGATATCAGATGAGAAGGATATACGCTTTGAAAATACATAAAATTACACTTCCCTTATTACACTAAGTTACTTATTATTAAGGAACTTAGACTAAAGCATATCCTTCTCAATGATGAATCAACTTATTTCCAATATAAGTTGAAATTTGGAGATACTATAAAGATTTTTCTTCTTCCTGATTTATCAGAAATAGGAAAAAAAAGAGTAAATAGAGCTAAGTTACTTGATAGAGAGGAATTTAAAGCTGAAACTATTAAGTTTCAAATAGTTTTTGAGAATAATGATGTAATCATTATTAATAAAAAAGCTACTCAAATAGTTCAACCAGATTCTTCTAGTAGTAATTACTCTCTAGAAGAATTACTGCAATCCTATTTAAAGAAAAAAGATCCTGATAGTACTTATAAGCCTAAATTCATTCACAGACTTGATAAACCAGTTGAAGGACTAATTATTGGGGCTAAAAATGCTCAAGCTCATTCAGTCCTTTCTCAAGCCATAAAAGATAGAAAAATTCAAAAATTCTATAAAGCTATTGTTTTAGGTTGCTTTCCATACAGGGAAAAGCAACTAGAAAACTGAATACTAGATAAGCAATCTAAAGTAAAAGTTTTGGATCAAGAAAATCACGGAACTAAATACTCTATCTCAATAGTTAGGGGAATTAAAAAATTCCCTAACTATTCTATAGTAGAAATAAAACTAGTTACTGGCCGAAAGAATCAAATTAGAGCTCAACTATCTCATCTTGGATATCCAATAGTTGGGGATAGAAAATACTTCAATAGAGATTTAAAAAAGAAAGTTAGAGAAGTTGATATTAAGTGAAAAAAACTATTTTTAAGTTCAGAGGCTATTGCCCTATTTTCATACAAACTAATTTTTGATGAACAATTAGTTGAAGCGCTTAGCTTGGGTAAAAATACTTTTGAACTTAATCAGAATCCCAAAAAATGGGATTTCTGAATTAAAAACTTACACTAG
- the mnmA gene encoding tRNA 2-thiouridine(34) synthase MnmA has protein sequence MGSLVEKKVVIALSGGVDSSVAALLLKKEGYKVFGIHMINWDSQLNELEMDKECESLSKDREYAELIAQQLEIPFYVYNFTFEYWNYVFKPFISLLNKNLIGNPDILCNSAIKFGTLLSKVKRVFGPDVLLATGHYAKVISIENNVLLGTCSNEQKDQTYFLSKLTQFQLREIIFPLSEIDSKQKVREIAKENNFPNWNKRSSRGICFIGKRNFYSFISKYVDSKKGSIVDIENQKYLGQHQGLCYYSMNQRKGQLVSGQKEKYYVCGRDENNSTLFVCGESNRDKYLKKNYCVADNIHWIGTPPEIGRKILLKFKHTPRFISGTIKKINSKEVEISHESCFSTSPGQYIVFYSLDKKICLGSGIFKTS, from the coding sequence TTGGGCTCTTTAGTAGAAAAAAAAGTAGTTATAGCCCTTTCGGGAGGGGTTGACTCCTCAGTGGCAGCGCTACTTCTAAAAAAAGAAGGTTATAAAGTTTTTGGGATTCACATGATTAACTGAGATTCACAACTTAATGAATTAGAAATGGATAAAGAATGTGAATCCCTCTCTAAAGATAGGGAATATGCTGAGCTAATTGCCCAACAATTAGAAATACCCTTTTATGTATACAATTTCACTTTTGAATATTGAAATTATGTATTTAAACCTTTTATTTCACTATTAAACAAGAATTTAATAGGAAATCCAGATATACTCTGCAATTCAGCTATTAAATTTGGAACTCTCTTATCTAAAGTTAAGAGAGTTTTTGGTCCAGATGTGCTTCTAGCTACTGGTCACTATGCTAAGGTAATTTCTATTGAAAATAATGTATTGCTCGGTACTTGCAGTAACGAGCAAAAAGATCAAACTTATTTTCTTTCTAAATTAACTCAATTTCAATTAAGGGAAATTATTTTTCCCCTTTCAGAAATTGATTCCAAGCAAAAAGTGAGAGAAATAGCTAAAGAAAATAATTTCCCGAATTGAAATAAAAGAAGTAGCAGAGGAATTTGCTTCATCGGAAAAAGGAATTTTTATTCCTTTATTTCTAAATATGTTGACTCTAAAAAAGGGTCAATAGTAGATATTGAGAATCAAAAGTATTTAGGTCAACATCAGGGACTCTGCTACTACTCTATGAACCAGAGAAAAGGGCAACTTGTCTCTGGACAAAAAGAAAAATATTATGTTTGTGGAAGAGATGAAAATAATTCAACTCTTTTTGTCTGCGGAGAAAGTAATAGAGATAAATATTTAAAGAAAAATTATTGTGTCGCAGACAATATTCACTGAATAGGAACTCCCCCAGAAATAGGGAGAAAAATACTCTTAAAGTTCAAGCATACTCCAAGATTTATTTCTGGAACTATAAAAAAAATAAATAGCAAAGAGGTAGAGATATCTCACGAAAGTTGCTTCTCTACCTCTCCGGGACAATATATTGTTTTTTACTCTCTAGATAAAAAAATATGTTTAGGATCTGGAATATTTAAAACCTCCTAA
- a CDS encoding alanine--tRNA ligase-related protein, translating to MVKLSPAKLKETWINYFSSNGHEVIPPHSLIPPEYDKSTLFVNAGLGAIKKLFIESSDKPQMFTSIQKVVRTVDITSIEEDSWHSTYFEMMGNFSIGGYFKREAIGYAVEFLLSLLKIDKNRLVITIYEKDSESESIWKELLGENTPILKLGKANFWEIGEGPCGPCTEIYYDRGEKYDKNNLGVELIKQGINNDRYIEIWNIVFSQFWAKNGEYEELKRKNIDTGAGLERVITIIEEAENIFHSSCFSPLIKEVEKLSGKSYYLASEDSPLKAHFQIISDHIRTLTLIVGEGILPSNKGRGYVVKKLLRRVATSLNILGVSNCLEALSSLLDISVELLSPLHSFLSEQQKNIKEIVMAEYQSFEKVLNNFYKKIFKEIENPENNLEERLFTLVEREGAPFALIEKILVEKEINFSREKFNELYENHKNKSKNAKFSSGFDLTSS from the coding sequence GTGGTTAAGTTAAGTCCAGCAAAACTAAAAGAAACTTGAATAAACTACTTTAGTTCTAATGGTCATGAGGTGATTCCACCTCATTCTCTAATTCCTCCGGAATACGATAAATCTACTCTATTTGTTAACGCTGGCCTTGGAGCTATAAAGAAATTATTTATAGAGTCCAGCGATAAACCACAAATGTTCACAAGTATTCAAAAAGTAGTTAGAACAGTAGATATTACTAGCATAGAAGAAGATTCATGACATAGTACCTATTTTGAAATGATGGGCAACTTTTCTATTGGAGGTTACTTCAAAAGAGAAGCTATTGGATATGCTGTAGAGTTCTTACTATCTCTTCTAAAGATAGATAAGAACAGATTAGTAATAACTATTTATGAAAAAGACTCAGAAAGTGAGTCTATTTGAAAAGAATTATTGGGCGAAAATACTCCTATTCTTAAGTTAGGAAAAGCTAATTTTTGAGAAATAGGAGAAGGTCCTTGTGGACCTTGTACAGAAATCTACTATGACAGGGGAGAAAAATATGACAAAAATAATTTGGGAGTAGAGCTAATTAAGCAGGGAATAAATAATGACAGATATATAGAAATATGGAATATTGTTTTTAGCCAATTCTGGGCTAAAAACGGAGAATATGAAGAATTAAAAAGAAAAAATATTGATACAGGAGCTGGACTCGAAAGAGTTATTACTATTATTGAGGAAGCTGAAAATATATTTCACAGCTCCTGTTTTTCTCCCCTAATAAAAGAAGTAGAAAAACTATCAGGTAAAAGTTACTATTTGGCTTCAGAGGATTCTCCTCTGAAAGCTCACTTCCAAATAATTTCCGATCACATTAGAACACTGACTCTAATTGTTGGAGAGGGAATTCTTCCCTCCAACAAAGGTAGGGGTTATGTAGTTAAAAAACTCCTAAGAAGGGTCGCTACTTCTCTAAACATTTTGGGAGTATCAAATTGTTTAGAAGCTCTTTCCTCACTTTTGGATATTTCTGTAGAGCTTCTTTCCCCTCTTCATTCTTTCTTATCGGAACAACAAAAAAATATAAAGGAAATTGTAATGGCTGAATACCAATCTTTTGAAAAAGTTCTGAATAATTTCTATAAAAAGATTTTCAAAGAAATTGAAAATCCAGAAAACAACTTAGAAGAGAGATTATTTACATTAGTGGAAAGGGAGGGGGCTCCCTTCGCGCTAATAGAAAAAATATTAGTGGAAAAAGAAATAAATTTCTCTAGAGAAAAATTTAATGAGCTTTATGAGAATCACAAAAATAAATCTAAAAATGCAAAATTCTCTAGTGGTTTTGACTTAACTAGTTCTTAA
- the ligA gene encoding NAD-dependent DNA ligase LigA, whose product MSDKKIEKLKKELQREEEKYYKGVPDLPDDVYDFKLKKLRALGGDIEQTQVGHVYSESKKFKKEHLEPMLSLNNAFNQEELCLFFDSIEKTLKQNNRPYKNNEFFVEPKIDGMSISLQYKKGELIEALSRGDGIKGEDLFEPILRINSIPKKIKLPESFPEEILVRGEIFILKSDFKKIQEESSEKRIKTFSNARNFVAGTLRLKDFEQISDKKLSFIAYRIIPVSKEQEFPVKTQEQMIRTLEELGFTTPPKEYSKTIIGNRANLDIFLDFIGQFGEVKDEIDIPNDGLVIKLNSLEDHEIIGSTAKFPKWAIAYKYPSLVKKTKLLKIELKVGRSGRITYIGKLEPIELKGSQIECVSLHNFDNIKKLDLREGSIVEVCKSGEVIPQIIFAESNSELPPYELPTECPSCSSTLVFGGGDKLQYCRNKDCWEQKISKIVYFCSQQAVNIEGLSRGIIEKLVNKGFLTNILDIYSLKEKEQEIYSSKDLKIKEKLFKKLVTSIEESKKASPQKILIGLGIDHIGGEAAKLLLKKFSSLEELFNSDLESKLNVPKVGPKSGYALENWLKDEDNKKLVEGLKNLGFNFSSGE is encoded by the coding sequence ATGTCGGACAAAAAAATAGAAAAGTTAAAAAAAGAACTTCAAAGGGAAGAGGAAAAGTACTATAAGGGAGTACCTGACCTACCTGATGATGTATATGACTTTAAGTTAAAAAAACTCAGAGCCCTTGGGGGCGATATAGAACAAACTCAGGTAGGTCATGTTTATTCTGAGTCTAAAAAATTTAAGAAAGAGCATTTAGAGCCAATGCTCTCTCTGAATAATGCTTTTAATCAAGAAGAGCTTTGTCTTTTTTTCGATAGTATCGAAAAAACATTAAAGCAAAACAATAGACCTTATAAAAATAATGAATTTTTTGTTGAGCCCAAAATAGATGGAATGAGCATTAGCTTGCAGTACAAAAAAGGAGAGCTAATAGAAGCACTAAGCAGAGGGGACGGAATTAAAGGAGAAGACTTATTTGAGCCTATTTTGAGAATAAATAGCATTCCTAAAAAGATTAAACTTCCGGAAAGTTTTCCGGAAGAAATACTTGTTAGGGGAGAAATATTTATCTTGAAATCAGATTTCAAGAAGATTCAGGAAGAATCTTCTGAAAAAAGAATCAAAACTTTTAGTAATGCTAGAAATTTTGTAGCCGGAACACTGAGACTAAAAGATTTTGAACAAATATCAGATAAAAAACTAAGCTTTATAGCTTACAGAATTATTCCTGTATCTAAAGAACAGGAATTTCCCGTAAAGACACAGGAACAAATGATTAGAACATTGGAGGAGTTGGGATTCACAACTCCTCCGAAAGAATACAGCAAAACAATAATAGGAAATAGAGCCAATTTAGATATATTCCTTGACTTCATAGGTCAATTTGGAGAAGTCAAGGATGAAATTGATATTCCAAATGATGGTTTAGTAATAAAGCTAAATTCACTAGAAGATCATGAAATTATAGGAAGTACAGCTAAGTTTCCTAAGTGAGCTATAGCTTATAAGTATCCTAGTTTAGTTAAGAAAACTAAACTACTGAAAATTGAACTTAAAGTAGGTAGAAGTGGAAGAATTACATATATTGGTAAGTTAGAACCAATAGAACTTAAAGGAAGTCAAATTGAGTGTGTTTCTTTGCACAACTTTGACAATATAAAAAAACTAGATTTAAGAGAAGGAAGTATTGTAGAAGTATGTAAATCTGGGGAAGTGATTCCCCAGATTATATTTGCAGAAAGTAATTCAGAATTACCTCCTTATGAGTTGCCTACTGAATGTCCTTCTTGTTCCTCAACATTAGTTTTTGGGGGAGGAGATAAATTGCAATATTGTAGAAATAAAGATTGTTGAGAACAAAAAATTAGCAAAATTGTTTACTTTTGCTCTCAACAAGCAGTAAATATTGAAGGACTTTCAAGAGGGATAATAGAAAAATTAGTTAATAAAGGTTTTCTAACTAATATATTGGATATTTATTCCCTAAAAGAAAAAGAACAAGAAATTTATTCTTCAAAAGATTTGAAGATTAAAGAGAAATTATTCAAGAAGTTAGTAACTTCCATTGAAGAAAGTAAAAAAGCTTCCCCCCAAAAGATACTAATTGGTCTAGGAATAGATCATATAGGAGGGGAAGCTGCAAAACTACTTTTAAAGAAGTTTTCCTCTCTGGAAGAATTATTTAATTCTGATTTAGAAAGTAAATTGAATGTACCTAAAGTTGGGCCAAAGAGCGGTTATGCCCTAGAAAATTGATTGAAAGATGAAGATAATAAGAAATTAGTTGAAGGATTAAAGAATTTAGGATTTAATTTTTCTTCTGGAGAATAA